A section of the Harmonia axyridis chromosome 2, icHarAxyr1.1, whole genome shotgun sequence genome encodes:
- the LOC123673567 gene encoding palmitoyltransferase ZDHHC20-A-like, producing MDDFPVRKKSKLRIFFDVIRWIPVLMVIGIIVWATYIYIIDVCRWTEGRAEQIKCLIVFAMIFAMIYWSFLRVILTRSCDVPPEFKLPPSIYRELVKADSMRMCHSILKEFSATLPIKNVNPNGSIRYCEKCRNVKPDRCHHCSSCKKCVLKMDHHCPWINNCVCFGNYKFFVLFLFYTIVGCMYVMATTYSDGYRLWRTGELQGVCFQIVTLFFMAILLGFSTVTLLFYHCYLVLRNQTTIESMRKPIFKNSLHIKSYDNGCKNNFHEVFGTNPFLWCVPVYTSLGDGVDFCVKMRDLEEIPLV from the coding sequence ATGGACGACTTTCCAGTCAGAAAAAAGAGTAAATTGCGAATATTCTTCGACGTCATAAGATGGATACCGGTCCTGATGGTCATCGGTATAATTGTGTGGGCCACCTACATCTACATAATAGACGTATGTCGTTGGACAGAAGGAAGAGCAGAACAGATCAAATGCTTAATAGTCTTCGCCATGATCTTCGCAATGATCTACTGGTCCTTCTTGAGAGTCATATTGACGAGATCTTGCGACGTGCCTCCTGAATTCAAACTACCACCTTCAATCTACCGAGAGTTAGTTAAGGCAGATAGTATGAGGATGTGCCACAGCATCCTTAAGGAGTTCTCCGCCACTCTGCCTATAAAAAATGTCAACCCCAATGGTTCCATAAGATACTGCGAGAAATGTAGAAACGTCAAGCCTGATCGGTGTCACCACTGTTCTTCTTGCAAAAAGTGCGTCTTAAAAATGGACCATCATTGTCCCTGGATTAACAACTGCGTTTGCTTCGGGAATTATAAATTCTTCGTACTCTTCCTCTTCTACACCATCGTAGGCTGCATGTACGTCATGGCCACCACTTACTCTGATGGATACAGATTGTGGCGAACTGGAGAACTCCAGGGTGTGTGTTTTCAAATAGTGACCCTCTTCTTCATGGCTATTCTTTTGGGGTTCAGTACTGTGACTCTGTTATTCTACCATTGCTATCTGGTTTTGAGAAACCAAACTACAATAGAGAGCATGAGGAAACCGATCTTCAAGAATAGTTTGCATATAAAAAGTTACGATAATGGGTGCAAGAATAATTTCCACGAGGTGTTTGGAACCAACCCCTTTCTCTGGTGTGTGCCGGTTTACACAAGTCTGGGCGATGGTGTTGATTTTTGTGTGAAGATGAGGGACCTGGAAGAGATACCTCTAGTTTAA